The Coccidioides posadasii str. Silveira chromosome 3, complete sequence genome contains a region encoding:
- the CAS91 gene encoding Maltose acetyltransferase (EggNog:ENOG410PHH7~COG:E) translates to MSAVAAPTVANGNHDSTRDPSIEQSPSRFTAVNGRDPPSLLHSSSDLQPLVDRSHECERSVESRPGSDHQKISPAQNELLMDSLSEKVNHDQIENLRTSDACSASLNRNKRKRSDSSDRHPSPSTNNHTQSNPRSPNSKADDSVTVQARSLDTNGMGKPATTPESEPAVKTMQRQYSSADPTDETNIISHRPSWDSRDSRSTTHGEQSAPPAESSDAQVAEALQRDVQDNNVASKAWDPVPNGHPDETTGPNQAQLATHATNQPDDQDKPHHQIQPPNKTQTQPQSKSQAQSQTPATQPGPKRKRVFSNRTKTGCMTCRRRKKKCDEQHPACNNCIRGNFPCEGYSVRSTWQKPANPKGPVPLQSKGNYPEVAHPYTHEMSPQRHDARIQATMLPDGSKSRPVPVDEADRAATQYISSPPGPGSRNSWLKNSWTAQGPTAYLPDGPPKPEFRESSGLKEMSRADKSKSEYPVVHSSCELTHSTHAKPGMAVFQTTMEQRSGPPRIDPANYSAQARMALNMEPHITFESSGKTEKEKMLSGEQYRPFDPQLIKDRERCKAALWRFANAGNPIYGISAIERTRLLNEVLIPSSEGQTESVSSNLVGSLGPGAVVEAPFNCHYGYNINIGEDVLISENCFFADDCTITVGAHTWIGPNVTILSSMAIGSMQERKGSQSRYQGRPVVIAEDCWIGAGCTILPGVTLGRGAYIAPGEVVRSQILPYGFQGLKPNYP, encoded by the exons ATGTCGGCTGTGGCGGCCCCAACGGTGGCTAATGGAAACCATGATTCGACAAGAGACCCAAGTATAGAGCAAAGCCCGTCTCGGTTTACTGCCGTCAACGGCAGAGATCCTCCTTCGCTCTTACACAGCTCTTCGGACCTCCAACCGCTGGTTGACCGCAGCCATGAATGTGAAAGATCTGTCGAAAGCCGACCTGGAAGTGACCATCAAAAGATTTCACCCGCGCAGAACGAACTGTTAATGGATAGCTTATCGGAAAAAGTGAATCACGATCAAATCGAAAACCTCAGGACCTCTGATGCGTGCTCCGCCAGCCTAAATCGAAACAAACGGAAGAGATCTGATTCTAGTGATAGGCATCCTTCGCCATCGACCAATAATCATACTCAAAGTAATCCCAGAAGTCCCAACTCTAAAGCGGATGATAGCGTAACGGTGCAGGCACGTTCGCTAGATACGAACGGCATGGGAAAGCCGGCCACTACCCCTGAATCCGAGCCCGCGGTGAAGACTATGCAGCGACAATACTCCTCTGCCGACCCAACAGATGAAACCAACATTATTTCTCATCGCCCTAGCTGGGATAGCCGCGATTCACGGTCTACAACGCATGGAGAACAGTCAGCCCCCCCTGCTGAGTCTTCTGATGCACAGGTCGCAGAAGCTCTCCAGCGGGATGTGCAAGACAACAATGTCGCTTCGAAAGCCTGGGATCCTGTACCAAACGGGCACCCGGATGAAACCACAGGCCCAAATCAGGCTCAATTGGCTACTCATGCCACGAACCAAccagatgatcaagataaaCCGCATCACCAAATTCAACCTCCAAACAAAACCCAAACCCAACCTCAAAGCAAGTCGCAAGCGCAATCTCAAACACCTGCTACGCAGCCCGGCCCTAAAAGGAAGAGGGTGTTCAGTAATAGAACCAAAACGGGTTGTATGACGTGCCGTAGGCGAAAGAAGAAGTGTGATGAGCAGCACCCTGCGT GTAATAATTGCATTCGCGGCAATTTTCCTTGTGAAGGGTATTCTGTCCGTAGCACTTGGCAGAAACCCGCAAACCCTAAAGGGCCTGTTCCTTTGCAATCAAAAGGAAATTATCCAGAGGTCGCTCACCCATACACGCACGAAATGAGCCCTCAGCGCCATGACGCGAGGATTCAGGCGACAATGCTCCCAGATGGTAGTAAATCTCGACCAGTCCCTGTTGATGAAGCCGATCGGGCGGCAACGCAATACATTAGTAGCCCTCCGGGGCCCGGTTCGAGAAACTCATGGCTTAAAAATTCTTGGACTGCTCAGGGGCCAACGGCTTATCTTCCAGACGGACCACCAAAACCTGAATTCCGAGAGAGTTCAGGATTGAAGGAAATGTCCCGCGCCGACAAGTCTAAGTCGGAATATCCGGTTGTGCATTCATCTTGTGAACTAACTCATAGTACACACGCTAAGCCAGGAATGGCCGTATTTCAGACGACAATGGAACAAAGGTCGGGCCCTCCTCGTATTGACCCTGCCAACTACTCTGCCCAAGCACGAATGGCTCTGAACATGGAACCTCATATTACGTTTGAATCTAGCGGAAAGacagaaaaggagaagatgCTCAGCGGCGAACAGTATCGACCTTTCGATCCTCAACTGATCAAGGATCGGGAACGCTGCAAAGCTGCCCTTTGGCGGTTCGCCAATGCCGGTAACCCGATCTATGGCATTAGTGCCATCGAGCGTACTCGGCTATTGAACGAAGTTTTGATACCTTCCTCAGAGGGGCAAACCGAAAGCGTTTCTTCGAATCTGGTTGGATCTTTAGGTCCCGGTGCCGTGGTGGAAGCCCCTTTTAATTGCCATTACGGCTATAACATTAATATTGGGGAGGATGTTCTGATATCTGAAAACTGCTTCTTCGCGGATGACTGCACTATTACCGTCGGTGCGCATACGTGGATAGGTCCCAATGTGACCATTCTTAGTTCGATGGCTATTGGTAGTATGCAAGAGCGTAAAGGCTCGCAAAGCCGTTACCAAGGACGCCCGGTTGTTATTGCAGAAGATTGCTGGATTGGCGCTGGATGCACGATTCTGCCGGGTGTGACACTGGGAAGAGGGGCGTATATTGCTCCTGGTGAAGTTGTCAGGTCTCAAATTTTGCCCTATGGCTTTCAAGGTCTAAAACCCAATTATCCGTGA
- the HEM2 gene encoding Aminolevulinate dehydratase (BUSCO:315551at4751~EggNog:ENOG410PFRX~COG:H~BUSCO:8188at33183), translated as MSFSTLVQDIAYRDSHPDDRSSILSRGGRTRSHASTAATSVSISGDISSQLHAGYSHPLNRIWQAERQLTKSMLIYPLFITDVPDEETPIPSLPNQYRRGINRLVPFLTPLVKKGLRSVILFGVPLAPNAKDALGTAADDPAGPVIQTIRLLRAQFPQLYIVTDVCLCEYTSHGHCGILREDGTLNNALSIDRISDVALAYAEAGAHCVAPSDMNDGRVRAIKLKLIEAGIAHRVLLMSYSAKFSGCLYGPFRDAAGSAPTSGDRKCYQLPPGGRGLARRAIQRDIAEGADIIMVKPAGSYLDIISDAKELGRDMPVAAYQVSGEYAMIHAGAKAGVFDLKSMATESTEGILRAGAGIVVSYFTPEFLDWLSS; from the exons ATGTCCTTCTCAACACTTGTCCAAGACATCGCATACAGAGACTCCCATCCCGATGACCGCAGCTCAATCTTGTCGAGAGGAGGCAGGACTCGATCCCATGCCAGCACGGCCGCGACCAGCGTAAGCATTTCCGGCGACATCTCGAGCCAGTTACATGCTGGCTACAGCCATCCACTGAACCGCATCTGGCAAGCTGAGAGGCAATTAACCAAG TCTATGCTTATTTACCCCCTCTTCATAACCGATGTTCCTGATGAAGAAACTCCTATCCCATCCCTACCAAATCAATACCGTCGTGGAATTAACCGTCTCGTTCCCTTTCTCACCCCCCTGGTAAAGAAGGGCCTTCGTTCAGTTATCCTTTTTGGGGTCCCTCTTGCCCCTAACGCCAAGGATGCTCTCGGTACAGCAGCGGATGACCCGGCAGGCCCAGTTATTCAAACCATTCGCCTCCTTCGCGCACAATTTCCTCAGCTCTACATCGTAACTGATGTCTGTCTGTGTGAATACACTTCTCATGGCCATTGCGGGATTCTGCGAGAGGACGGCACGTTGAACAATGCTCTATCCATTGATCGAATTTCCGACGTGGCCCTAGCATATGCAGAAGCTGGAGCGCATTGCGTTGCTCCTTCCGACATGAATGATGGTCGGGTCCGTGCCATCAAACTCAAACTAATCGAAGCTGGCATTGCGCATCGCGTGCTCCTCATGTCCTACAGTGCTAAATTTAGTGGATGTCTATATGGACCGTTCCGCGATGCGGCAGGATCAGCTCCTACTTCTGGCGACCGTAAATGTTACCAACTACCACCTGGTGGCCGGGGTCTCGCCCGTCGTGCaattcagagagatataGCCGAGGGTGCAGATATTATCATGGTGAAACCGGCAGGTAGTTACCTCGACATCATTAGTGACGCCAAGGAACTAGGTAGGGACATGCCCGTTGCGGCATATCAGGTCAGCGGTGAATATGCGATGATTCATGCGGGTGCTAAAGCCGGTGTGTTTGATCTGAAATCAATGGCAACAGAAAGTACAGAGGGCATTCTGCGCGCCGGTGCCGGCATCGTGGTGAGCTACTTCACACCAGAATTTTTGGACTGGCTCAGTTCCTGA